Proteins encoded by one window of Candidatus Eisenbacteria bacterium:
- a CDS encoding PspC domain-containing protein translates to MKRCPHCAEEIRAEAVKCRYCGSIVDGHALTRTWYRSREQRRIAGVCAGLAQEFGVSVTVVRLAFVLGTVFSLGIAGPVIYAVLWVIMPYRPTSDWTRDELPPPP, encoded by the coding sequence ATGAAGCGCTGTCCACATTGCGCGGAGGAGATCCGCGCCGAGGCGGTCAAGTGCCGCTACTGCGGCAGCATCGTCGACGGCCACGCCCTCACGCGCACCTGGTATCGCTCGCGCGAGCAGCGCCGCATCGCCGGCGTGTGCGCGGGGCTCGCGCAGGAGTTCGGCGTCTCCGTCACCGTCGTCCGTCTCGCGTTCGTGCTCGGCACCGTGTTCAGCCTCGGCATCGCCGGGCCAGTCATCTACGCCGTGCTCTGGGTCATCATGCCGTATCGTCCGACGTCCGACTGGACGCGAGACGAGCTGCCGCCACCACCCTAG
- the ndk gene encoding nucleoside-diphosphate kinase codes for MSQRTFFIVKPDAIAKRVLGKVLAMIEASGLVIVAGRITQLTDEQAGRFYAVHKERPFFGDLKRFMTSGPVFVGVLEGDDAIKRWRDLMGPTDSKKAPKGTVRGEFGTDVEKNASHGSDAPETARAEIAFFFPGLELPGATAAP; via the coding sequence ATGAGCCAGCGGACGTTCTTCATCGTCAAGCCGGACGCGATCGCGAAGCGCGTCCTCGGCAAGGTGCTCGCGATGATCGAGGCCTCGGGTCTCGTGATCGTCGCCGGGCGCATCACGCAGCTCACGGACGAGCAGGCCGGGCGGTTCTACGCCGTCCACAAGGAGCGGCCCTTCTTCGGCGACCTCAAGCGCTTCATGACGTCGGGCCCCGTCTTCGTCGGCGTCCTCGAGGGCGACGACGCCATCAAGCGCTGGCGTGACCTCATGGGGCCGACCGATTCGAAGAAGGCGCCCAAGGGCACCGTGCGCGGCGAGTTCGGGACCGACGTCGAGAAGAACGCGTCGCACGGCTCGGATGCACCCGAGACGGCCCGCGCCGAGATCGCCTTCTTCTTCCCGGGGCTCGAGCTGCCGGGCGCAACCGCGGCGCCATAG
- the sucD gene encoding succinate--CoA ligase subunit alpha codes for MAVLVDKNTRVLTQGITGATGQLHTRLCKEYGSQMVAGVTPGRGGTDFEGIPIFDTVAQAVKVTGANAAVIYVPPPGAADAILEAADADVRLVVCITEGIPVIDMVRVKRALEGRPVRVIGPNCPGVITPGAKCKIGIMPGYIHTPGRVGVVSRSGTLTYEAVYQLTQLGIGQSTCIGIGGDPIIGTGFVDALRLFNDDPDTDAVIMIGEIGGSAEEEAAAFIKANVKKPVVSFIAGQTAPKGKRMGHAGAIIAGGKGTAAEKIAALEAAGVHIAPSPAELGVTMQAAMRKAGLLK; via the coding sequence ATGGCGGTGCTCGTCGACAAGAACACGCGCGTCCTCACGCAGGGCATTACGGGTGCGACGGGGCAGCTCCACACGCGCCTGTGCAAGGAATACGGCTCGCAGATGGTCGCGGGCGTGACGCCCGGCCGCGGCGGGACCGACTTCGAGGGCATTCCGATCTTCGACACCGTCGCGCAGGCCGTGAAGGTGACGGGCGCGAACGCGGCCGTCATCTACGTGCCGCCGCCGGGCGCAGCCGATGCGATCCTCGAAGCGGCAGACGCCGACGTCCGCCTGGTCGTGTGCATCACCGAGGGCATCCCGGTGATCGACATGGTGCGCGTGAAGCGCGCGCTCGAGGGCCGTCCGGTGCGCGTCATCGGGCCCAACTGCCCCGGCGTCATCACGCCGGGCGCGAAGTGCAAGATCGGCATCATGCCCGGCTACATCCACACGCCGGGTCGCGTCGGCGTCGTGTCGCGCAGCGGGACGCTCACCTACGAGGCCGTCTACCAGCTGACGCAGCTCGGCATCGGCCAGTCGACCTGCATCGGGATCGGCGGCGATCCCATCATCGGCACCGGCTTCGTGGATGCGCTGCGCCTCTTCAACGACGACCCCGACACCGACGCCGTCATCATGATCGGCGAGATCGGCGGCTCCGCCGAGGAAGAGGCGGCCGCCTTCATCAAGGCCAACGTGAAGAAGCCGGTCGTGAGCTTCATCGCCGGGCAGACCGCGCCGAAGGGCAAGCGGATGGGCCATGCGGGCGCCATCATCGCGGGCGGCAAGGGCACGGCGGCCGAGAAGATCGCGGCGCTCGAGGCCGCCGGCGTCCACATCGCGCCGAGCCCCGCCGAGCTCGGCGTCACCATGCAAGCGGCGATGCGAAAGGCAGGGCTGTTGAAATGA
- the sucC gene encoding ADP-forming succinate--CoA ligase subunit beta — MNIHEHQAKDLLRRYGVATLQGQACFTVDEAVAAAEKLGFPCAVKAQIHAGGRGKAGGVKIVKDVAGARAAATEILGKTLVTHQTGPQGRVVRRLFVEQGCRIARELYLGIVVDRAVGRVTVMASTEGGVEIEEVAARTPEKILREIVDPVVGLAGYQARRLCFGLGLSKEQLGKGVPFLTALARAFVDLDASLVEINPLVVTAAGDLVALDAKISFDDNALFRHPDVKELRDVNEEDPRETEAAKFDLSYIALDGNIGCMVNGAGLAMATMDSVKAAGGSPANFLDVGGGANTEKVKAAFKIILSDAAVKAIFINIFGGILRCDVLAEGVVAAAREVGLKVPLVVRMEGTNVDKGKQILAESRLDIISASDMQDGAKKAVAAAGRAA, encoded by the coding sequence ATGAACATCCACGAGCATCAGGCGAAGGACCTCCTGCGACGCTACGGCGTGGCGACCCTGCAGGGGCAGGCGTGCTTCACGGTCGACGAGGCCGTGGCGGCGGCCGAGAAGCTCGGGTTTCCGTGCGCCGTGAAGGCGCAGATCCACGCCGGCGGGCGCGGCAAGGCGGGCGGCGTGAAGATCGTGAAGGACGTCGCCGGCGCGCGAGCGGCCGCAACCGAGATCCTCGGCAAGACGCTCGTCACGCATCAGACCGGGCCCCAGGGCCGCGTCGTGCGCCGGCTCTTCGTCGAGCAGGGCTGTCGGATCGCGCGCGAGCTCTACCTCGGCATCGTCGTCGATCGCGCGGTCGGGCGCGTGACCGTCATGGCGTCGACCGAGGGCGGCGTCGAGATCGAGGAGGTCGCGGCGCGAACGCCCGAGAAGATCCTGCGCGAGATCGTCGATCCCGTGGTGGGGCTCGCGGGGTACCAGGCCCGCCGCCTGTGCTTCGGGCTCGGCCTCTCGAAGGAGCAGCTCGGCAAGGGGGTCCCGTTCCTCACCGCGCTCGCCCGCGCCTTCGTCGACCTCGACGCGTCGCTGGTCGAGATCAACCCGCTGGTCGTGACGGCCGCCGGCGACCTGGTCGCGCTCGACGCCAAGATCAGCTTCGACGACAACGCGCTCTTCCGTCACCCCGACGTGAAGGAGCTGCGGGACGTCAACGAGGAGGATCCGCGCGAGACCGAGGCGGCGAAGTTCGACCTCTCGTACATCGCGCTCGACGGCAACATCGGCTGCATGGTGAACGGCGCCGGCCTCGCGATGGCGACCATGGATTCGGTCAAGGCGGCGGGCGGGAGCCCGGCCAACTTCCTCGACGTGGGCGGCGGCGCCAACACCGAGAAGGTGAAGGCCGCCTTCAAGATCATCCTCTCCGACGCGGCCGTGAAGGCGATCTTCATCAACATCTTCGGCGGCATCCTGCGCTGCGACGTGCTGGCCGAGGGCGTTGTCGCCGCGGCGCGCGAGGTCGGCCTCAAGGTGCCGCTCGTCGTGCGGATGGAGGGGACGAACGTCGACAAGGGCAAGCAGATTCTCGCGGAGTCGCGTCTCGACATCATCTCGGCGTCCGACATGCAGGACGGCGCCAAGAAGGCCGTCGCGGCGGCGGGACGCGCGGCGTAG
- a CDS encoding succinate dehydrogenase/fumarate reductase iron-sulfur subunit — protein sequence MNLTLHVWRQKDRDSAGRFVTYQATGVDPHMSFLEMLDVVNEDLVKKGEEPIAFDHDCREGICGTCGVVINGHPHGGQPRTTTCQLHMRKFKDGDTIVIEPWRAKAFPIVKDLVVDRGAFDRIIGAGGFVTAPTGSAPDANAIPIPKENADLAFDAATCIGCGACVAACPNASASLFTAAKVAHLGLLPQGQPERWDRVLAMTGQMDGEGFGGCTNHGECEAACPKGISVRFIGQMNADFLRARLRRGRRPAQAATGGAG from the coding sequence ATGAACCTGACGCTCCACGTCTGGCGCCAGAAGGACCGCGACTCGGCGGGGCGCTTCGTCACCTACCAGGCGACGGGCGTCGACCCGCACATGTCGTTCCTCGAGATGCTGGACGTGGTGAACGAGGACCTGGTGAAGAAGGGCGAGGAGCCGATCGCCTTCGACCACGACTGTCGCGAAGGCATCTGCGGTACGTGCGGCGTGGTCATCAACGGGCACCCGCACGGCGGCCAGCCGCGTACGACGACCTGCCAGCTCCACATGCGGAAGTTCAAGGACGGCGACACGATCGTCATCGAGCCGTGGCGCGCGAAGGCCTTTCCGATCGTGAAGGACCTCGTCGTCGATCGCGGCGCGTTCGATCGCATCATCGGGGCGGGTGGCTTCGTGACCGCGCCGACCGGCAGCGCGCCCGACGCCAACGCGATCCCCATCCCGAAGGAGAACGCGGACCTGGCCTTCGACGCCGCCACCTGCATCGGGTGCGGGGCGTGCGTCGCCGCGTGTCCGAACGCGTCGGCGTCCCTCTTCACGGCCGCGAAGGTCGCGCACCTGGGGCTCCTGCCCCAGGGGCAGCCCGAGCGCTGGGATCGCGTGCTCGCGATGACGGGGCAGATGGACGGCGAGGGCTTCGGCGGGTGTACGAACCACGGCGAGTGCGAGGCCGCGTGTCCGAAGGGCATCAGCGTGCGCTTCATCGGACAGATGAACGCCGACTTCCTGCGGGCGCGTCTTCGGCGCGGGCGGCGGCCGGCACAGGCGGCCACCGGCGGAGCCGGGTGA
- a CDS encoding fumarate reductase/succinate dehydrogenase flavoprotein subunit, translated as MNLDAHIPSGPLERKWDTRRFEMKLVAPNNKRKYHVIVVGSGLAGASAAASMAELGYNVSCFCYQDSPRRAHSIAAQGGINAAKNYRNDGDSVRRLFYDTIKGGDFRSREANVYRLAEVSVNIIDQCVAQGVPFAREYGGLLDNRSFGGAQVSRTFYARGQTGQQLLLGAYQALERQIGCGRVQMYARHEMLELVVVDGRARGIVVRDMVTGEIASHVGDAVVLATGGYGNVFFLATYAKGCNATAIWRAHKKGAGFANPCYTQIHPTCIPVSGEYQSKLTLMSESLRNDGRIWVPLKAGDTRAPAQIPDPERDYYLERMYPSYGNLAPRDIASRAAKRVCDEGRGVGPGGLGVYLDFADAIGRLGREAIAEKYGNLFEMYERITGEDPYAVPMRIYPATHYTMGGLWVDYDLMSTIPGLFVAGEANFSDHGANRLGASALMQGLADGYFVLPYTIGNFLAGVKPGGMDATHAECRAAEAAVRERIERLLAVRGNRTVMSFHRELGRIMWEHCGMARTKASLTAAIEKIPALRQEFWKNVTVPGAGADLNQSLEMAGRVADFFELGELMCRDALAREESCGGHFREEYQTPDGEALRNDERFCHVAVWEWCGADRPQTRHEEPLAFENVHLATRSYK; from the coding sequence ATGAACCTCGACGCGCACATCCCCTCGGGTCCGCTCGAGCGCAAGTGGGACACGCGTCGCTTCGAGATGAAGCTCGTCGCGCCCAACAACAAGCGGAAGTACCACGTCATCGTCGTCGGGAGCGGGCTCGCTGGCGCGAGCGCCGCCGCCTCGATGGCCGAGCTCGGCTACAACGTCAGCTGCTTCTGCTACCAGGACAGCCCCCGCCGGGCGCACTCGATCGCCGCGCAGGGCGGCATCAACGCCGCCAAGAACTACCGCAACGACGGCGACAGCGTGCGGCGCCTGTTCTACGACACGATCAAGGGCGGTGACTTCCGCTCGCGCGAGGCGAACGTCTACCGGCTCGCCGAGGTGTCGGTGAACATCATCGACCAGTGCGTCGCACAGGGCGTGCCCTTCGCGCGCGAGTACGGTGGCCTGCTCGACAACCGCTCGTTCGGCGGCGCCCAGGTCTCGCGCACGTTCTACGCGCGCGGGCAGACCGGCCAGCAGCTCCTGCTGGGCGCCTACCAGGCGCTGGAGCGGCAGATCGGGTGCGGGCGGGTGCAGATGTACGCGCGGCACGAGATGCTCGAGCTGGTGGTCGTCGACGGCCGCGCACGCGGCATCGTCGTCCGCGACATGGTGACGGGCGAGATCGCATCGCACGTCGGCGACGCGGTCGTGCTCGCGACCGGCGGCTACGGCAACGTCTTCTTCCTCGCGACCTATGCGAAGGGCTGCAACGCCACCGCCATCTGGCGCGCCCACAAGAAGGGCGCGGGCTTCGCGAACCCGTGCTACACGCAGATCCACCCGACCTGCATCCCCGTGTCGGGCGAGTACCAGTCGAAGCTGACGCTCATGAGCGAGTCGCTGCGCAACGACGGGCGGATCTGGGTGCCCCTCAAAGCGGGCGACACACGCGCGCCGGCCCAGATCCCCGACCCGGAGCGCGACTACTACCTCGAGCGCATGTATCCGAGCTACGGCAACCTGGCGCCGCGCGACATCGCGTCGCGCGCCGCCAAGCGCGTCTGCGACGAGGGGCGCGGCGTCGGTCCGGGCGGGCTCGGCGTCTATCTCGACTTCGCCGACGCCATCGGCCGACTGGGCCGCGAAGCCATCGCCGAGAAGTACGGCAACCTCTTCGAGATGTACGAGCGCATCACCGGCGAGGATCCCTACGCCGTGCCGATGCGCATCTACCCGGCGACGCACTACACGATGGGCGGGCTCTGGGTCGACTACGACCTCATGAGCACGATCCCGGGTCTCTTCGTGGCCGGCGAGGCGAACTTCTCGGACCACGGCGCGAACCGCCTGGGAGCGAGCGCGCTCATGCAGGGGCTTGCCGACGGCTACTTCGTGCTGCCGTACACGATCGGCAACTTCCTCGCCGGCGTGAAGCCGGGCGGCATGGACGCGACGCACGCGGAGTGCCGGGCGGCCGAGGCGGCCGTGCGCGAACGCATCGAGCGCCTGCTCGCGGTGCGCGGCAACCGCACGGTGATGTCGTTCCACCGCGAGCTCGGGCGCATCATGTGGGAGCACTGCGGCATGGCGCGCACCAAGGCGAGTCTCACTGCCGCGATCGAGAAGATTCCCGCCCTGCGGCAGGAGTTCTGGAAGAACGTGACCGTCCCCGGCGCGGGGGCCGACCTCAACCAGTCGCTCGAGATGGCGGGGCGGGTCGCCGACTTCTTCGAACTCGGGGAGCTCATGTGCCGCGACGCGCTGGCACGCGAGGAGTCGTGCGGCGGACACTTCCGCGAGGAGTACCAGACGCCGGACGGCGAAGCGCTCCGCAACGACGAGCGCTTCTGTCACGTCGCGGTGTGGGAGTGGTGCGGCGCGGACCGGCCGCAGACGCGGCACGAGGAGCCGCTCGCATTCGAGAACGTCCACCTCGCCACCCGGAGCTACAAGTGA
- a CDS encoding succinate dehydrogenase cytochrome b subunit: MSSSPALLASTIGRKIVMAVTGVILFGFVVLHMVGNLQLYLGPTVMNEYAVFLRELLHGAGLWIARGILLAAVVLHVWAAVSLTRLDLGARPVGYREWRAAESTYASRTMRWSGAFLAVFVVYHLLDFTFGTVNPGFDEGNVYRNVVASFRIVPVAGFYVVAMCLLGMHLKHGTLSLLRTLGVSHPRHEAIARRALTVIAAVVVVANISFPLAVLLGVVR; this comes from the coding sequence ATGAGTTCCTCGCCCGCACTGCTGGCGTCGACGATCGGCCGCAAGATCGTCATGGCGGTGACCGGCGTCATCCTGTTCGGGTTCGTCGTCCTCCACATGGTGGGGAACCTCCAGCTCTACCTCGGACCCACCGTGATGAACGAGTACGCCGTCTTCCTGCGCGAGCTCCTGCACGGGGCGGGGCTCTGGATCGCGCGCGGCATCCTGCTCGCGGCCGTCGTCCTGCACGTCTGGGCGGCCGTGTCGCTCACGCGCCTCGACCTCGGCGCGCGCCCGGTCGGCTACCGCGAGTGGCGGGCGGCCGAGTCGACGTACGCGTCGCGCACGATGCGCTGGAGCGGGGCGTTCCTCGCCGTGTTCGTCGTCTACCACCTCCTCGACTTCACGTTCGGCACCGTGAATCCCGGCTTCGACGAGGGCAACGTCTACCGCAACGTCGTCGCGAGCTTCCGCATCGTGCCGGTGGCGGGGTTCTACGTCGTCGCGATGTGTCTGCTCGGCATGCATCTGAAGCATGGCACGCTGAGCCTGCTGCGGACCCTCGGGGTTTCGCATCCCCGGCACGAGGCGATCGCCCGCCGGGCGCTCACCGTCATCGCCGCGGTCGTGGTGGTCGCGAACATCTCCTTCCCGCTCGCCGTGCTCCTGGGTGTCGTCCGATGA
- the mdh gene encoding malate dehydrogenase: protein MARKKIALVGAGMIGGTLAHLCATKGLGDVVLFDVVEGLPQGKALDLAAAGPVEGFDCVVKGTNDYADIAGAEVCIVTAGVARKPGMSRDDLLGINAKIINTVAENITRYAPNAFVIVVSNPLDAMVTLMKEKTGFPKNRVVGMAGVLDSSRYRCFLAWELGVSVASVQAMVLGGHGDDMVPIRSHTTVNGIPVASLVKADRLDAIEKRVRGAGAEVIALLKTGSAYYSPAHSAIEMADAYLHDRKKILPCAAYLEGEYGLRGLYVGVPVQIGAGGVEKVIEIGLTADEKKALAVSADHVKELVEATAKVLAQANKPA from the coding sequence ATGGCTCGCAAGAAGATCGCTCTGGTGGGCGCCGGCATGATCGGTGGGACACTCGCGCACCTCTGCGCGACGAAGGGCCTCGGCGATGTGGTCCTCTTCGACGTCGTCGAGGGGTTGCCGCAGGGCAAGGCCCTCGACCTGGCGGCCGCCGGGCCGGTCGAAGGGTTCGACTGCGTCGTGAAGGGCACCAACGACTATGCCGACATCGCGGGGGCCGAGGTCTGCATCGTGACGGCCGGCGTGGCGCGCAAGCCCGGCATGAGTCGCGACGACCTCCTCGGCATCAACGCGAAGATCATCAACACCGTCGCCGAGAACATCACGCGCTACGCGCCGAACGCCTTCGTGATCGTCGTCTCGAATCCGCTCGACGCGATGGTGACCCTGATGAAGGAGAAGACCGGCTTCCCGAAGAACCGTGTCGTCGGGATGGCGGGCGTGCTCGACTCTTCGCGCTACCGCTGCTTCCTCGCCTGGGAGCTGGGCGTGTCGGTCGCGAGCGTGCAGGCCATGGTCCTGGGCGGGCACGGCGACGACATGGTGCCGATCCGCAGCCACACGACGGTGAACGGCATTCCGGTCGCGTCGCTCGTCAAGGCCGATCGCCTGGACGCCATCGAGAAGCGCGTGCGCGGGGCGGGCGCCGAGGTGATCGCGCTCTTGAAGACGGGCTCGGCGTACTATTCGCCGGCGCACTCGGCGATCGAGATGGCCGACGCCTACCTCCACGATCGCAAGAAGATCCTTCCGTGCGCCGCCTACCTCGAGGGCGAATACGGCCTGCGGGGGCTCTACGTCGGCGTGCCGGTGCAGATCGGCGCGGGCGGGGTCGAGAAGGTGATCGAGATCGGCCTCACCGCCGACGAGAAGAAGGCGCTCGCCGTGTCCGCCGACCACGTGAAGGAGCTCGTCGAAGCGACCGCGAAGGTGCTCGCGCAGGCGAATAAGCCCGCGTGA
- a CDS encoding AAA family ATPase, with amino-acid sequence MTPPAELNHHSFANPPRGAPPFVGRAAELEWLRGCLESALAGRPRVALVVGEPGIGKTRLLRELQTHATARGASVCVGRGHEDLAIPFLPIAEALAPRVQSMSASVARLLGGDADVVRRLVHGDVATGAVHDSHRPWQPHDPKLFLAASRAVIELAREEPMVLMLDDVHWVDQASLELFTHLVLGIADVAGRDRLPLLVVASSRPVEPTHRLGRAIARFQRDDVCETLDLEGLGEMDLTRLVQGLGLRRPSHQMIAVVNEATHGNPLFVQEVIDHLRRHGAIREQGGTLTTSASAADVPLPLDVTTAIASRTDALDVETRRLLTLAACIGDRIVPEVLAAVSATPQAVVVERLDGAVAGRLLTTDGRAFQFAHPLIRRAFYATPSPSQRQRMHLTVASALRAHYLPATPDGDLEIAHHLIAAGPAADPIHVVAYARRAGHLAFSRASWTDAARCYAAALDAGGETIPVRERAELHRLAGLAHARDQDAGPCLDHYEKAIAAFTEADDPRGLARSLMGKTRACFTLASVGYGTLIDPGPLTAVAERLADDDPSLCGFVWAELSQVYWTARRAGQAREMAERGLEIGRRLGDDPLAAESHRSAALAASQALDPRGALEHLEQGLVCARRGGDSWIESNLLQRRPLALLWSGRLADADAAAFEAAEITRRLHDWGDNSLAEGALTCLAVARGDFDGAERHAYRAMALLQRSGYPWAGPTALPALACARIARGAFGEAEDALAILGDPGQVFDDPGPAIQFAVFVLRQAVRAWTERPEDLRAELHDRFLPLARPITRDDAADVYAVGMYGALVETAERLAAPELAEPVYDVLVRAAERGVVVSSGWVCLTARVLGAAATMLHRWDEAQAWFETGLAQATTHGMRPELARIHLGLARLLVARGRRADRRRAVDHVGRALPILRELGMTPFEDQARTLAAVLETAAAAPAQLESTEGLNRREHTILFHLARGHDDATIARDLVLRADTLARHLRTLFRKIGVDTRAEAVLYARSLGVVPEPPPARDRPLAVILFTDIAGSAALFDRLGDAAARELVRTHDSIVRDALARTGGVETKHTGDGIMATFASVSLALDCAVLLQRQIAAHNARSPERRLGVRVGINAGEAMLEDHDFFGTAVTAAARICARARPGQILVAEVVRQLASGQAVRFTDKGRVALRGFARRYHLFEVSW; translated from the coding sequence GTGACCCCTCCAGCCGAGCTGAACCATCATTCCTTCGCGAACCCGCCGCGCGGCGCGCCGCCGTTCGTCGGACGCGCGGCCGAGCTCGAGTGGCTGCGGGGTTGCCTGGAGTCCGCGCTCGCGGGCCGCCCGCGCGTCGCCCTCGTCGTCGGCGAGCCCGGAATCGGGAAGACGCGCCTGCTCCGGGAGCTGCAGACGCACGCCACGGCGCGCGGCGCGTCGGTGTGCGTGGGGCGAGGCCACGAGGACCTGGCCATTCCGTTCCTGCCCATCGCCGAGGCGCTGGCGCCGCGCGTGCAGAGCATGTCGGCGTCGGTCGCCCGTCTCCTGGGCGGCGACGCCGACGTCGTGCGGCGTCTCGTCCACGGCGACGTCGCGACCGGCGCCGTCCACGACTCGCACCGGCCGTGGCAGCCGCACGATCCGAAGCTCTTCCTCGCCGCGTCGCGCGCCGTGATCGAGCTCGCGCGGGAGGAGCCGATGGTTCTCATGCTCGACGACGTGCACTGGGTGGACCAGGCGTCCCTCGAGCTCTTCACCCACCTCGTGCTCGGCATCGCCGACGTCGCCGGGCGCGACCGGCTGCCGCTGCTCGTCGTCGCGTCGAGCCGTCCGGTCGAGCCGACGCACCGGCTCGGCCGCGCGATCGCGCGCTTCCAGCGCGACGACGTCTGCGAAACCCTCGACCTCGAAGGCCTCGGCGAGATGGACCTCACGCGCCTCGTGCAGGGGCTCGGCCTGCGCCGGCCGTCGCATCAGATGATCGCGGTGGTGAACGAGGCCACGCATGGCAACCCGCTCTTCGTGCAGGAGGTGATCGATCACCTGCGGCGTCACGGCGCAATCCGCGAGCAGGGCGGCACCCTCACGACGAGCGCCTCGGCCGCCGACGTGCCGCTGCCGCTCGACGTGACGACCGCCATCGCCTCGCGGACCGACGCGCTCGACGTCGAGACGCGACGCCTGCTGACGCTCGCCGCCTGCATCGGCGATCGCATCGTGCCCGAGGTGCTGGCCGCGGTGAGCGCGACGCCCCAGGCGGTCGTGGTCGAGCGGCTCGACGGCGCGGTCGCCGGCCGGCTGCTCACGACCGACGGCCGTGCTTTCCAGTTCGCGCATCCGCTCATTCGGCGTGCCTTCTACGCCACGCCATCGCCGAGCCAGCGCCAGCGGATGCATCTCACCGTGGCGAGCGCGCTCCGCGCTCACTACCTGCCGGCCACGCCCGACGGCGACCTCGAAATCGCCCATCATCTGATCGCCGCCGGACCGGCCGCCGATCCGATCCACGTCGTCGCGTACGCGCGCCGCGCGGGGCACCTCGCCTTCTCGCGCGCCTCGTGGACGGACGCGGCGCGCTGCTACGCGGCCGCGCTCGACGCCGGCGGCGAGACGATTCCCGTACGGGAACGCGCCGAGCTGCACCGGCTGGCCGGCCTCGCGCACGCCCGCGATCAGGACGCGGGCCCGTGCCTCGACCACTACGAGAAGGCGATCGCGGCCTTCACCGAGGCCGACGATCCGCGCGGGCTGGCGCGCTCCCTCATGGGAAAGACGCGTGCCTGCTTCACGCTCGCGTCGGTCGGCTACGGGACCCTGATCGATCCCGGTCCGCTCACCGCCGTCGCCGAGCGGCTCGCCGACGACGACCCCTCCTTGTGCGGGTTCGTGTGGGCCGAGCTCTCGCAGGTCTACTGGACGGCCCGGCGCGCCGGCCAGGCACGCGAGATGGCCGAGCGCGGGCTCGAGATCGGTCGCCGTCTGGGCGACGATCCGCTCGCCGCCGAGTCGCATCGCTCCGCCGCCCTCGCGGCCAGCCAGGCGCTCGATCCGCGCGGCGCGCTCGAGCACCTGGAACAGGGCCTCGTCTGCGCGCGACGTGGCGGCGACTCCTGGATCGAGAGCAACCTCCTGCAGCGCCGCCCGCTGGCGCTCCTCTGGAGCGGGCGGCTCGCCGACGCCGACGCGGCCGCGTTCGAGGCCGCGGAGATCACGCGCCGCCTCCACGACTGGGGGGACAACTCCCTCGCCGAGGGCGCGCTCACCTGCCTCGCGGTCGCGCGGGGCGACTTCGACGGTGCCGAGCGACACGCCTACCGCGCGATGGCCCTGCTGCAGCGGTCCGGCTATCCGTGGGCGGGACCGACCGCGCTTCCCGCGCTGGCGTGCGCACGCATCGCGCGCGGTGCGTTCGGCGAAGCCGAGGACGCGCTCGCCATCCTGGGCGACCCGGGGCAGGTGTTCGACGACCCGGGGCCGGCGATCCAGTTCGCCGTCTTCGTGCTGCGCCAGGCGGTGCGGGCCTGGACCGAGCGTCCCGAGGATCTCCGTGCGGAGCTGCACGACCGCTTCCTGCCCCTCGCCCGCCCGATCACGAGGGACGACGCCGCCGATGTCTACGCGGTCGGCATGTACGGCGCCCTCGTCGAGACCGCCGAGCGCCTCGCCGCGCCCGAGCTGGCCGAGCCCGTGTACGACGTCCTCGTGCGCGCCGCCGAGCGCGGCGTCGTCGTGTCGAGCGGATGGGTGTGTCTCACCGCGCGCGTCCTCGGCGCCGCCGCGACGATGCTGCACCGGTGGGACGAGGCCCAGGCCTGGTTCGAGACCGGGCTCGCGCAGGCGACGACGCACGGCATGCGACCCGAGCTGGCGCGCATCCACCTCGGCCTGGCGCGGCTGCTCGTCGCGCGTGGACGGCGCGCCGACCGCCGGCGCGCGGTGGACCACGTGGGCCGTGCCCTCCCGATCCTGCGCGAGCTCGGCATGACGCCGTTCGAAGACCAGGCCCGCACGCTCGCTGCCGTTCTCGAGACCGCCGCCGCGGCCCCTGCCCAGCTCGAGAGCACCGAAGGCCTCAACCGCCGTGAGCACACGATCCTCTTCCACCTCGCGCGCGGGCACGACGACGCGACGATCGCCCGCGATCTCGTGCTGCGCGCCGACACGCTCGCACGCCATCTCCGTACGCTGTTCCGCAAGATCGGCGTCGACACCCGCGCCGAAGCGGTCCTCTACGCCCGCTCCCTCGGGGTCGTGCCCGAGCCGCCGCCGGCCCGCGATCGCCCGCTCGCCGTGATCCTGTTCACCGACATCGCCGGGTCGGCTGCGCTGTTCGACCGCCTGGGGGACGCGGCTGCGCGCGAGCTGGTGCGCACGCACGACAGCATCGTCCGCGACGCGCTCGCTCGCACCGGCGGCGTCGAGACCAAGCACACCGGCGACGGGATCATGGCGACCTTCGCGTCGGTGTCGCTGGCGCTCGACTGCGCCGTCCTGCTGCAGCGCCAGATCGCGGCCCACAACGCGCGCTCGCCGGAGCGCCGCCTCGGCGTGCGCGTCGGCATCAACGCCGGCGAGGCGATGCTCGAGGACCACGACTTCTTCGGCACCGCCGTCACGGCGGCGGCACGCATCTGCGCGCGCGCCCGTCCCGGGCAGATCCTGGTCGCCGAGGTCGTCCGGCAGCTCGCGTCGGGTCAGGCCGTCCGGTTCACCGACAAGGGGCGGGTCGCGCTGCGCGGCTTTGCGCGCCGCTACCACCTCTTCGAGGTATCATGGTAA